In Cicer arietinum cultivar CDC Frontier isolate Library 1 chromosome 7, Cicar.CDCFrontier_v2.0, whole genome shotgun sequence, the genomic window TTTAATTCAAGCCCACTTCAAAGCCCATTGGGCTCACCTCCTCATTCTCATTCAAACTCCTCATTGGGCCCACATTCCCGTGAATCTGCATCGACGCGATTCTCTGCCTCTCGCAAGAGTAGCAATGCTTCAAACAACCGTAAAGGACATTGGCGACCTTGGAAGGATCAGTTTCATGCCATTGAAGAAGAAGGTCTTCTTGATGTTCATGATGATACCAATCGAGGATTCCCTCGCCGGTGTTATTTTCCGGCTTTTGTCGTTGGATTCACCGTTCTTTTCTCTGTTTTTTCTCTCATTCTTTGGGGTGCAAGTCGCCCTCAAAAACCTACCATTTTACTCAAGGTCTTTTTCTTTTATCCATccttttaattcaaaataaccGCAATTATGTCAATGCCATCACAATGTGATTGTAATTAAATATGCATTTTGTTTATTATAGAGTTAATTTATCAAAGGAGGTGCGGAGGAGGAAATATTagttgcaaataaaaataattatgtgtCCCATCTCAAACTAGTGAGTTAAGCGTTTGGAGATTTAAGATGCATTAATTACTCCCATGatctaaaacttttttttaatgctaaaattaaaattaacctTAAGAAATTTAATAATGTACTAGTAGATTTGAATTAGTAATTGATATTTCTCAccttttgaatttttgttgtgtGTGTATTTTGGCAGAGTATAACGTTTGATAGATTTATAATTCAAGCGGGTGCGGATTTGTCAGGAGTTGCCACAAGCATGGTGTCTATGAATTCCTCAGTGAAAATGACTTTTAGAAACACAGCAACATTTTTCGGGGTCCATGTTTCATCAACTCCATTAAATATCAATTACTATCAGCTCTCACTAGCCACCGGAAATGTAAGCTTAAATCTATGTATATGCAatccatatttttttacattaattaatcGATCATTATGTACATATAAACTCTTTCATgctttaaatataagtaaaattgatacatcaatttttgttatattatatcTAAAGATTAGAATTTATCAGATGCCTAGGTTTTATCAATCAAGAAAAAGTGAGAGATCTATTAGGGTAATGGTGAAAGGAAGTCACATTCCATTGTATGGAGGGGGAGCAAGCCTAAGCAGCATGAATGGTTTACCGGTTGAGCCGGTACCCTTGACATTGAACGTGATGGTGAGGTCAAAAGCTTATGTTTTGGGGAAATTGGTGAAACCCAAATTTTACAAGAAGATTGAGTGTGGTTTGATTATGGATCCGAATAAAATGGGTGTGCCCATTCCACTTATCAACAAGTGTACGTACCAACTGTGAGtgacaataataatttattttgtaataatttaataaggAGTTtcagtatttttatttatttaattcactaGATTCGCAAAAGCGTGAGAATTCTTTGGCTTCACTCTGTCACAACCAGCTTTTGTTTTGTCTTAGTTAGTAGTTATTACAAATTTGTAAGAAATTGCCCGAAAGTTTAATTTGGATTTTGTCGGTGATTCTATTTTAACTTACTTTTTGAGATACAACTCTATTACAACTTCCATTGTTTATAAAAAGGAATTAATGTCAGTAACTCTTAGAATTACGTTGAATATGATCATTTAATTTCTAACGTCTTTATTAGTTTCTCTTTAACTCGTTTATTTCggcaattaaattatttgatatctcTTAAGTTTCAATTggtatatttttatcaaaagtttaTTTGAGGGAGCattttaattagaaattaaatataatgagtttaagtttaaaatttgttttaaccTTTGCTCAAATAAACACTTCCTTCATCACTAGTTAAAAGAACCCTTTAAAAAAAAGTACCTacatataagttttttttcaaatattatatgcattttattattactattttgtcAAACATGCCCTTCATTcatattattagtttattttaaagagGAAAATCAGAGTTGGACATTTTCATCttaaaagattattttcaaaacatcaACATATAAAATGATCAATGGCGAAGCTAGCtaatatttgaagaaaaaaaaaaaacttgtaagtaggtactaatttaataaatcaatttaaattacaaagatttacaataatttttatttaatcatatgaaatgtaaattaaagtacaacaaaaaataaaaataaactataattaTTCAGAAAAGTTGAGTTTAAAGATGTTTCaacgtaaataaataaattacttataAGAAAATCACCGTCCAGtttgtttatgaattttgtcTTGCAATTTTCATTGTCAAAAAATTTCACTATAAA contains:
- the LOC101501112 gene encoding uncharacterized protein, whose amino-acid sequence is MKPNDNNNNNIAMLAKTDSEVSSQTQSSPTRSPRRAVYYVQSPSRDSSNDGEKTTNSFNSSPLQSPLGSPPHSHSNSSLGPHSRESASTRFSASRKSSNASNNRKGHWRPWKDQFHAIEEEGLLDVHDDTNRGFPRRCYFPAFVVGFTVLFSVFSLILWGASRPQKPTILLKSITFDRFIIQAGADLSGVATSMVSMNSSVKMTFRNTATFFGVHVSSTPLNINYYQLSLATGNMPRFYQSRKSERSIRVMVKGSHIPLYGGGASLSSMNGLPVEPVPLTLNVMVRSKAYVLGKLVKPKFYKKIECGLIMDPNKMGVPIPLINKCTYQL